A region of Streptomyces halobius DNA encodes the following proteins:
- a CDS encoding NAD(P)H-binding protein, whose translation MQIAVTTPTGNVGRHVVAALVRAGIRPRVLLRDPGRLAPEFQDEVDAVPVDQYDADAVVAATDDIDALFWVDPTTGSEDPLADYARATSSVVRAVTENRIGRVVFQSSVGAEKRHGAGEIDGLAHTETALDGTGVDVTHLRCGYFFTNLELQLDALRAGTLQVILPLDQPMAWVAPRDIAEVAATRLLSPAWSGRCVQAVHGPADLTWRQVSEILTAATGRRISVERITDDAMRTQLHQAGMTDSLVEAVLGMSTGLRENFVPEQRRTVRTTTPTTLGAWAYDHLRHQIADAS comes from the coding sequence GTGCAGATCGCTGTCACTACGCCGACCGGCAACGTCGGCCGCCACGTCGTCGCCGCACTGGTCCGCGCCGGGATCCGGCCGCGCGTCTTACTGCGCGACCCCGGCCGACTGGCTCCCGAGTTCCAGGACGAGGTGGATGCCGTGCCGGTCGACCAATACGACGCCGACGCGGTGGTGGCCGCCACCGACGATATCGACGCACTGTTCTGGGTGGACCCGACCACCGGCAGCGAGGATCCCCTCGCCGACTACGCCCGCGCCACCAGCAGCGTGGTCCGCGCCGTCACCGAGAACCGGATCGGCCGCGTCGTTTTCCAGAGCAGCGTCGGCGCCGAGAAACGTCATGGCGCCGGCGAGATCGACGGCCTGGCACACACCGAGACTGCTTTGGATGGCACGGGCGTCGACGTCACCCACCTCCGCTGCGGCTATTTCTTCACCAATCTCGAACTTCAACTCGATGCCCTACGCGCCGGCACCCTCCAGGTGATCCTTCCCCTCGACCAACCCATGGCCTGGGTGGCGCCTCGCGACATCGCCGAGGTGGCCGCCACCCGCCTGCTTTCTCCTGCCTGGTCCGGACGTTGCGTGCAAGCAGTTCACGGGCCCGCCGACCTCACCTGGCGACAGGTCAGCGAAATCCTCACCGCTGCCACCGGTCGGCGGATCAGCGTCGAACGGATCACCGACGACGCCATGCGCACCCAGCTTCACCAGGCGGGTATGACCGACAGCCTGGTCGAGGCCGTGCTCGGAATGTCGACCGGCCTGCGCGAGAACTTCGTGCCCGAACAGCGCCGCACCGTCCGGACCACCACCCCGACCACCCTCGGCGCCTGGGCCTACGACCATCTCCGGCACCAGATCGCCGACGCGTCGTAA